One segment of Prosthecodimorpha staleyi DNA contains the following:
- a CDS encoding methyl-accepting chemotaxis protein, with amino-acid sequence MLFGSSELRDKFRAIDRSQAVIEFDPTGRILDANANFLAALGYTLDEVKGRHHSMFVDAAERESSAYQQFWDRLRRGEFQAAEYRRIGKGGREVWIQASYNPVLNGAGKVYRVIKFATDITATKLRNAEYEGQIAAIGKSQAVIHFTLDGNIIEANQNFLSAVGYTLDEIKGKHHSMFVETGARNSTEYQRFWEGLRRGEFQAGEFKRIGRGGKEVWLQATYNPIADAMGRYFKVVKFCTDITVMVRERQRREEAQKAIATDLDKVTEAVSEANRQASSAASASTQTSANVQAVASGAEELAASVEEISRQVSVARSISSTAVQQAERTNEIVQGLTSAAQRIGAVVELINNIAGQTNLLALNATIEAARAGDAGRGFAVVASEVKNLAGQTSKATDEIGQQIDAVQVSTSQAVNAIAGIADVIGKISEISSGIAAAVEEQTAVTRDMSENMQTASKGVEVISRNMNQIAEQTRFVDQATRTVREASRAIA; translated from the coding sequence ATGCTCTTTGGAAGTTCGGAACTGCGCGACAAGTTTCGCGCCATCGACAGATCGCAGGCGGTCATCGAGTTCGATCCGACGGGGCGCATTCTCGACGCCAATGCGAATTTTCTGGCGGCACTCGGCTATACGCTCGATGAGGTCAAGGGCCGGCATCATTCGATGTTTGTCGATGCCGCGGAACGTGAATCGTCGGCCTATCAACAGTTCTGGGACCGGCTGCGCCGCGGCGAGTTTCAGGCCGCCGAATATCGCCGCATCGGCAAGGGGGGGCGCGAGGTCTGGATCCAGGCCTCCTACAATCCCGTGCTGAATGGCGCCGGCAAGGTCTATCGGGTGATCAAGTTCGCGACCGACATCACGGCGACAAAACTGCGCAATGCCGAATATGAAGGCCAGATCGCCGCGATCGGCAAGTCGCAGGCCGTGATCCACTTCACGCTGGACGGCAACATCATCGAAGCGAACCAGAATTTCCTGAGCGCGGTCGGCTATACGCTGGACGAGATCAAGGGCAAGCACCATTCGATGTTCGTCGAGACCGGTGCGCGCAATTCGACGGAGTATCAGCGCTTCTGGGAGGGTCTGCGGCGCGGCGAGTTCCAGGCCGGTGAGTTCAAGCGCATCGGCCGGGGCGGCAAGGAGGTCTGGCTCCAGGCGACCTACAATCCGATCGCCGACGCCATGGGGCGCTACTTCAAGGTCGTAAAGTTCTGCACCGACATCACCGTCATGGTGCGCGAACGCCAGCGGCGCGAGGAGGCCCAGAAGGCGATCGCGACCGACCTCGACAAGGTCACGGAGGCCGTCTCGGAGGCCAACCGGCAGGCGTCGAGCGCCGCCAGCGCCTCGACGCAGACCTCCGCCAACGTCCAGGCGGTCGCCTCCGGCGCGGAGGAGCTTGCCGCCTCGGTGGAAGAGATCAGCCGGCAGGTTTCGGTGGCACGGTCGATCTCCTCGACGGCCGTTCAGCAGGCCGAACGCACCAACGAGATCGTGCAGGGACTGACCAGCGCCGCCCAGCGGATCGGCGCCGTGGTCGAACTGATCAACAATATCGCCGGCCAGACCAATCTGCTCGCCCTCAACGCGACCATCGAGGCGGCCAGGGCCGGCGATGCCGGCCGCGGCTTCGCCGTCGTCGCGTCCGAGGTCAAGAACCTCGCCGGACAGACCTCGAAGGCGACCGACGAAATCGGCCAGCAGATCGATGCCGTCCAGGTCTCGACCAGTCAGGCGGTCAATGCGATCGCCGGCATCGCCGATGTGATCGGCAAGATCAGCGAAATCTCGTCCGGCATCGCGGCCGCCGTCGAGGAGCAGACGGCCGTCACCCGCGACATGTCCGAGAACATGCAGACCGCGTCGAAGGGCGTCGAGGTGATCAGCCGGAACATGAACCAGATCGCGGAGCAGACGAGGTTCGTCGATCAGGCGACCCGGACCGTGCGCGAGGCCAGCCGCGCCATCGCCTGA